CACATGCCGGTGCCCCGTGACCGGACCGACGAGGCGTACTACGCGCCGCTGAAGGAGCTTCGTCTGCAGCCCGAGACCGAGCTGCACCTCGGCCTGGTCCACCACACGGACGGGGCCGAGGGAACGGCCCGCCGCATGGAGGTGGCCGCGCGCTTCGCCTCCGGCTTCGGCATCGCCACCGAGTGCGGCTGGGGGCGGCGCGCGCCGGCAAGCATTCCCGATCTGCTCCGCATCCATCGAGAGCTGAGCGCGCCCGTGCAGCCGTCGGGCCGGCCGCGCGGGCGCTTCGCATGGCCGGCCGGGTTCGCGCGCATCCCCGACGAGGACTGGACGCGGCAGCCGGTGGACGTCTTTGGCCTTCGCTACGACACCGTCGAGAACCACGGCTGGTACCGGAACCTCGACCCGACCGTGGAGGACCTCGCCCGGCATCTGGATGAAGGCCAGCTCCTCATCGACTACTCCGGCGGCACCGGCATTCTCCTCGACCGCCTGCATCTGCGGATCTTCGATCGCCGGGTGGGGATGCTCATCGTCGACAGCTCGCCCAAGTTCCTGCGGGTGGCCCTGGACAAGTTCAGCGGCGACGAGCGGGTGGGCTTGCGGCTCCTGCGCTGGCGCAAGGAAGAGAAGCGGCTGGACTTCCTCGACGAGGCGATCGGCCCCGCGCTCACGGCCCGCGGGGCGGAGGCGATTGCCTCCACCAACGCGATCCATCTCTACACGGACCTACCGGGGACGGTCGCCTCGTGGGCCCGAGTGCTGCGGCCCGGAGGCCGCGTCTTCGTCCAGTCGGGGAATATTCGGAATCCCCAGGCCCGCCCGAGCGAGTGGATCCTGGACGAGACGGTCTGGGCGATCCACGAGGTCGCCACGGGCCTCGTCCGCAACGATCCGCGCTACGCCGCCTATCGATCGCTCCTCGACGACGAGGCCCGGATGCAGGCGCACGTGTCGTACCGGGACCGCGTCTTTCTCCCCGTGCGCCCGCTCGACTACTACGTGGGCTGCCTCGAAGGGGCCGGGTTGGCGGTGGAGGCCGTGACCGCTCGCACCATCGAGACCAGCGTCGAGGACTGGTTCGAGTTCTTGAGCGCCTACCACGAGGCGGTGTTGGGCTGGGTGGGAGGCTCCGCGAAGGTGGACGGCGCCCCGCCGACCAAGGAGGCCGAGGGCGACCGGCTGGCCCTGATCCGGCACGCCATGGACACGCTCCTCGGCGGCCGGCCGTCATTCCGGTGCTGCTGGACCTACATCACCTGCGTGAGGCCGTGACTCGGCGGTGCGGGTCGGCGGGGCCGGACGGCTACTCCGTCACGATTATTGCGGGACGCCGCAGAGAGACGCCATGAACTGAGAATCCCGCTGCCCTGATCGCTCCTGGATGACCGAGGTCTTCTGGCTCGCCCTGAAGTTCTTTCCTCCTGAGACACACATCTGTGTGGGTAACGGACTCGCCAAGTTGAGTGATCGGTTTCTCGAACAGTAAAGCGGCCCTTACCATCCCGGATCTCTCCCTTCGGAAGAACTCCCAGGATCGCTCTGTTCCTGGGCGGCGGCGGCATTCTGGCATCTGCCTTGTAGTCCGGTTGCTTGTGCGGACGACCATAAGGGAGGAGATCACGTGAGGAATGAATTCTTCCGGGTGGCGATAGTGCTGGCGGTAACGATGACGCTGAGCAGTATTGTTCCGGTGGTCGATTCGTGGGCCTGGAGCAGTGGCAGCGGAAGCAGCGGTGGGAGCGCAGGGAGCGGCAGCGGCGGATCAGGAGGCGGAAGTGGTGGGACCGGAGGCGCCGGCGGTGGTGGATCAGGGAGCGGCGCTGGGGGCAGCAGTGCCAGCGGCGGAAGCGGTGCTGGAGCAGGCGGCAGCGGGGCAAGCGGAGGCGGAAGCGGTGCCGCAGCAGGAGGCGGCGCGGGCGGCGGCAGCGGCGCGGGAAGTGCAAACGGCGGCGATAGCGGGGCGGGCGGGGGCAGCTCCGTCGCGGTAGGCGCAGGGAGCCCTCCGGGAGATGCATGGGTTCGAGAGAACGCGCAGCGCGGCAATTTCTTGGCTTCGGTGGGCGCGTTCTCCTTCAGCCAACCCGCGCCGGCTTTTCGAATGACGCCGGCCCAGGAGCGGACATGGGACACGTTTCGCGCGTGCGCTCCGAATGGGGCGTTGATCGATCAGCTTCGCGTCGACGGCTCGTTTTCCTTTCAAGCGACGCTGCAATCCGACGTGCGTGTGATCAAGTCCTGCATGACTCGGGTCGGATACCGGTTCGACTACTGAGGCACGCCTTCGTGCTCCATGAGCGCCGCGCGACTCGGCGCTCGTGGAGCTCGGCACACGCGGCTTCCACGCTCTGCCCCGCTCGCGCTTGATCATGGAGTGCGAGTGGCCGAGCCCCACCAGAGCACCGCCATCTGGATGGGGATCACGGAGGCGAGGGCGAGCGCGAAGCCGAGCCACTTGCCGAGCGGGACGAGGGCCAGCGTCGTCACCAGACAGAAGGCCGCGAAGCTCCACATGCCGGGGAAGAACCCGCGCAGGAACCGGATGGTCGTGGGCGGGCCCTGCTGGGCATGCGTGAAGGCCATCAGGATGGTCAGGGCGATGGGGAAAGGCGTGAGGGCGCCGCTCAGGGTGGGGCCGAGGCGGCGCGCGAGGGCGGTCGTGGTCAGCACGAGCGCGACGGCCGAGATCATTCGCAGGGGCAGGTCCCAGGCCGTGCGGGGGGCCGGCGGAGCGCCCCCGCGTGCGGAGGGCAGGAGCGCTCGGGCGAGCATGAAGCTTGCGAGGGCGGCGGCGAACGCCGTCAAGGCTGCCCAGTGGACGCGGTGCAGGACGAGAATGAGAAGGACGAAGCTTCCCCAGCTCGCGGTCAGGCTCATCCACCATGGGGCGCGCAGGCAGGCCCACGCATAGGCGAGGCCGGAGGCCGCCACGGCGATCAGGCTCACGAGCGTGGCGCGGGCCGCCTCCGCGGCGAAGACCTCGCTCTGCTCGATGGACAGGAAGAAGAGCACGGGACCGGCCACGAGGGGAAAGCTGGCGAGGACGCCGCCCACGCGCGGCCCCCAGCGTCGCCCCGCCAGCGTGACCGAGATGATCAGCGTGGGGACGACGATGATCTTCAGAAGGAGCAGCACGCGGCCGGGAGCCTCAGAAGAAGAGGAAGGTGACGGCCACGAAGAGGGGGATCAGGACGAGCCCGCTGTAGAGCATGTAGCCGAAGAAGCTCGGCATCTTGACTCCCGCCTCCTCGGCGATCGACTTGACCATGAAGTTGGGCGCGTTGCCGATATAGGTGTTGGCGCCCATGGCCACCGCGCCCACGCTGATGGCGGTAAGGATGGCTCCCGGCACGCCGACCACGTCGGGGGGCAGTCCCAGGCCCTGCCCGAGGGCCAGGAACGCGAGGTAGGTCGGCGCATTGTCGAGGAATGACGACAGCAAGCCGGTGGCCCAGAAGAGCTGCCAGGGCTGTCGCACGCCCAGCTCATGCCCTCGCGAGTGCAACAGCTCGAGAGCAGGAATCATCGTCAGAAAGATGCCGAAGAAGAGCACGGCAACCTCGACGATGGGATAGGCCGTGAAGCCATTGGCGCGACGGATCTCCCGGGGTGTCTGCCAGAGCGAGATCGCGGCCAGCGCCAGCATAACCAGCTCGCGCACGGGCTCTCGCAAGAAGGCCACCGCGAGGACAACGCCGGCCAGCCAGAGCGCGTTGAGGGCGCCGCGCACGCGCAGGGGCTCGACCCGGGCCCGATCGCGGCGAATCGCCTCGACACGCTCTCGCACATATTGCGTCGAGTCCCAGACGAAGTACACGAGCAAGAGGGCCCCCACCATCAGGAGCCAGTGCGGCCATAGCCGGAACGTCCACGTGAAGGGGACACCCTGGAGGTAACCGAGAAAGAGCGGGGGATCGCCGAGCGGCGTGAGCATGCCGCCGATGTTCGAAACGAGGAAGATGAAGAAGATCACGGTGTGCTTGACCCGGGCCCGCTCCCGGTTCGTCTGGAGGAGCGGCCGGATGAGAAGCATGGAGGCGCCGGTCGTACCGACCACCGAAGCGAGCACGGAGCCCGCGGCGAGGAATCCTGTATTGGTCAGGGGCGTGGCGACCAGGTCGCCCCGGAGGAGCACGCCACCCGAGATGACGTACAGAGCGGCGAGGAGAATGATGAACGAGACATACTCCTCGCCCATTCGCACGAGGGCGCCGGGTCTGCGCATCAAGTAGAGGGTGAGGACGGGCACGCCCAGGAGGCAGGCGACCAGGAGCTTGTTACGGTTGCGTTCCCACCAGTGCGGTGTCCAGAGCGGGAGTATCGCGATCGAGAGGAGCATGAGGACAAAGGGCATGACCGTGTAAAGCGGCAGCGCGGACTGGGGACTCAAGGGCGCCTTTTCCGGCTCAGGGCGAGCCGCGTCATTGTACGGCGTGAGGCCTGACGCCGATACGTACTAGCGCATCGGGGTCACGGGTGGGACTTGGAGCGCGGGCCGTCCGCGGCTCCCGCGCCCCGGTAGTCCCACATTCGCGCGGCG
This DNA window, taken from Candidatus Methylomirabilota bacterium, encodes the following:
- a CDS encoding class I SAM-dependent methyltransferase, translated to MTAGARPLARGAHLVGSVPLASAEAVFQTVAAEIGDRLRRIPDGETGPRSDWIVWQLPVFTSQPQLEVVPPGPDSWRPLPRVRLGEGVRPDSVVFEALGYAEAAIASYRLFARLKRDGLVPVACRFQVCLPTPLAPISAFVVPEHQGVLERSYEERLLAELQVILREVPHDQVSVQWDTNFEFGMLEGVFPVWFEDVKGGILERLLRLSRQVPSDVELGYHFCYGDVQHRHFKEPADAGKLVEVANALAASLGRPLNWIHMPVPRDRTDEAYYAPLKELRLQPETELHLGLVHHTDGAEGTARRMEVAARFASGFGIATECGWGRRAPASIPDLLRIHRELSAPVQPSGRPRGRFAWPAGFARIPDEDWTRQPVDVFGLRYDTVENHGWYRNLDPTVEDLARHLDEGQLLIDYSGGTGILLDRLHLRIFDRRVGMLIVDSSPKFLRVALDKFSGDERVGLRLLRWRKEEKRLDFLDEAIGPALTARGAEAIASTNAIHLYTDLPGTVASWARVLRPGGRVFVQSGNIRNPQARPSEWILDETVWAIHEVATGLVRNDPRYAAYRSLLDDEARMQAHVSYRDRVFLPVRPLDYYVGCLEGAGLAVEAVTARTIETSVEDWFEFLSAYHEAVLGWVGGSAKVDGAPPTKEAEGDRLALIRHAMDTLLGGRPSFRCCWTYITCVRP
- a CDS encoding sodium:proton antiporter, whose amino-acid sequence is MSPQSALPLYTVMPFVLMLLSIAILPLWTPHWWERNRNKLLVACLLGVPVLTLYLMRRPGALVRMGEEYVSFIILLAALYVISGGVLLRGDLVATPLTNTGFLAAGSVLASVVGTTGASMLLIRPLLQTNRERARVKHTVIFFIFLVSNIGGMLTPLGDPPLFLGYLQGVPFTWTFRLWPHWLLMVGALLLVYFVWDSTQYVRERVEAIRRDRARVEPLRVRGALNALWLAGVVLAVAFLREPVRELVMLALAAISLWQTPREIRRANGFTAYPIVEVAVLFFGIFLTMIPALELLHSRGHELGVRQPWQLFWATGLLSSFLDNAPTYLAFLALGQGLGLPPDVVGVPGAILTAISVGAVAMGANTYIGNAPNFMVKSIAEEAGVKMPSFFGYMLYSGLVLIPLFVAVTFLFF